One part of the Terriglobales bacterium genome encodes these proteins:
- a CDS encoding Ig-like domain-containing protein has translation MLKLKEEAAELRGHEAAKLALAIRLLRTKLQLVALCAISLLLVGAAGCGKFFPDAGTLVAITISPNNPTIQPSKTQQFTATGTFGDNSTKDLSSTVTWSSSSANIATINSSGLATAGTTVGSTTITAKSGNQTASTTLTVSNQTSNGLTIACALCTPLGSGTFTVSSSVGSVTFTATDSNGQAVTPTWTSSNAAIPIGSSTGTATFNTSATGQTTTITATASGATGSATLTVQ, from the coding sequence ATGTTGAAGTTGAAAGAAGAAGCTGCGGAGCTGCGCGGCCACGAAGCCGCGAAGCTTGCATTAGCGATAAGACTACTTCGGACAAAACTTCAGTTGGTTGCGCTCTGCGCGATCAGTCTGTTGTTAGTTGGTGCCGCGGGTTGCGGGAAGTTTTTCCCAGACGCCGGCACGCTGGTAGCGATCACAATCTCTCCGAATAATCCGACGATTCAACCCAGCAAAACACAGCAGTTCACAGCTACCGGCACGTTTGGTGACAACAGCACGAAGGATCTTTCATCGACGGTAACGTGGTCATCCTCCTCGGCGAACATCGCGACAATTAACAGCTCAGGCCTTGCAACTGCGGGAACCACCGTTGGAAGTACCACCATCACAGCAAAGTCCGGAAATCAAACCGCAAGCACCACGCTCACGGTCAGCAACCAGACATCGAACGGCCTGACTATTGCATGCGCACTCTGCACGCCGCTGGGATCCGGCACGTTTACCGTTTCGTCGTCAGTGGGTTCGGTGACATTTACTGCGACTGATTCAAACGGACAAGCAGTAACGCCGACGTGGACCTCCAGCAACGCCGCCATTCCCATCGGAAGCAGTACCGGAACTGCAACATTTAACACTTCCGCTACCGGCCAGACTACGACGATCACTGCAACAGCGAGCGGAGCTACAGGATCAGCGACACTTACGGTTCAGTGA
- a CDS encoding cystathionine beta-lyase — MKIDTKLVQSAGCPGDRHRAITTPIYQTATFEQEGALEFSEYDYSRSGNPTRAVLEQQLAELEHGTRAFAFASGLAALAAVTRLLRPGDEILAVDDVYGGTCRLFSKILKRSEISVRYVQGTTGEDFVRAFGPRTRLVHIETPTNPLLKVVDIAGLAHVAHQHNALLCVDNTMLSPYLQNPLTLGADIVVHSATKFLCGHSDVIAGAVIVRDAQLAEDLYLIQNGEGAVLGPFDSYLLLRGIKTLSVRLERQQANAAQIAQFLCSHPGVKRVYYPSLLEKKSFGIHVRQARGNGAVVSFETGSIETSRQVVESLKLFPITVSFGGLQSSVSLPGRMSHASVPPQVASQRQLPVDLIRLSIGIENADDLIADLTEALEVAESVPELRASAG; from the coding sequence ATGAAAATCGATACGAAATTGGTTCAATCTGCCGGTTGTCCGGGCGACCGGCACCGCGCTATTACGACTCCGATTTACCAGACCGCCACCTTCGAGCAAGAAGGCGCCCTCGAATTCAGCGAGTACGACTATTCGCGAAGCGGCAATCCTACTCGTGCTGTTTTGGAACAGCAGCTCGCGGAGCTCGAACATGGAACCCGCGCCTTTGCCTTTGCCAGCGGTCTCGCGGCGCTTGCCGCCGTGACTCGCCTGCTGCGTCCTGGAGACGAGATTCTCGCGGTAGATGACGTGTACGGCGGGACGTGCCGCCTGTTCTCGAAAATCCTGAAGCGCTCGGAGATTTCTGTGCGATACGTGCAGGGCACAACGGGAGAAGACTTTGTCCGAGCCTTTGGACCGCGCACTCGTCTGGTTCATATCGAGACTCCCACGAATCCGCTGCTGAAGGTCGTCGATATCGCGGGTTTGGCGCATGTTGCCCATCAGCACAATGCTCTACTCTGCGTCGATAACACCATGCTCTCTCCCTACCTGCAAAATCCGCTGACCCTTGGGGCCGACATCGTGGTCCACTCGGCGACCAAGTTCCTCTGCGGACACAGCGACGTGATTGCTGGAGCAGTCATCGTTCGCGACGCGCAGCTTGCGGAAGATCTGTACCTGATTCAAAACGGCGAAGGTGCCGTTTTGGGACCATTCGATTCTTATCTTCTGCTGCGTGGAATCAAGACTCTGAGTGTGCGCCTGGAGCGCCAACAGGCCAATGCCGCTCAGATCGCGCAATTTCTTTGCAGCCATCCCGGCGTGAAGCGCGTCTATTACCCATCGCTGCTGGAGAAGAAGAGCTTCGGAATTCATGTCCGGCAGGCACGCGGAAACGGGGCTGTCGTGAGCTTCGAGACGGGCTCGATCGAAACGTCTCGACAGGTGGTCGAATCGCTTAAGCTGTTTCCCATCACTGTCAGCTTTGGCGGGCTACAATCGTCAGTAAGCTTGCCGGGTCGGATGTCGCATGCGAGCGTGCCGCCGCAGGTTGCGTCACAACGGCAGCTGCCGGTAGATCTGATTCGACTTTCCATCGGGATCGAAAATGCCGACGATCTGATCGCCGATCTCACCGAAGCCCTGGAAGTTGCAGAGAGCGTGCCTGAACTGCGAGCCTCAGCCGGTTGA
- a CDS encoding homoserine dehydrogenase: MRVIVLKFGSSVLRSEADLPRAVHEIYRWLRDGYSVVAVVSAFGKTTDQLLASAREYSEQPPEGALALLLSTGEKRAAALLALALDRAGIPASAFDPSRLGLRTSGRVLNAEPVRLNVGAIRKALDNSRVAVVPGFIGQMQDGRTSLLGRGGSDLSALFLAVHLRGGCRLLKDVDGVYDHDPHVSSARCYASLTWEDALAIGGRIIQQKALRFAREHSQSFEVAALASEQATIVGAESTRFFPARAKRDRVRVALLGLGTVGYGVYQELAAQSELFDVVGIVVRNLHRPEETVPQSFLSTDVWDVVNRDCDIVVEALGGIEPAADCIRAALNAGKHVVTANKAALANNPELHQIAEQNGVELLCSAAVGGAVPVLETLHRIAREHEIQTVEGVLNGTTNFILHELARGIPFEQAVAQAQTCGLAEADPSADLDGSDVACKLVLIARAAFGVDLPFTSVHRVGITEIDPRHVFDLSKSGSAVRLVGSLHREGDRITAEVKPVVLEAGHALANTNREENCVAVTTTGDKTHILHGKGAGRWPTTEAVFGDLWSLVRGRRRIADEHEQEHSAKIAVAAAVGAGEEALAL; encoded by the coding sequence ATGCGCGTAATTGTCCTCAAGTTCGGCAGTTCGGTGCTGCGCAGCGAGGCGGATCTGCCGCGCGCTGTTCACGAAATCTATCGCTGGCTGCGCGATGGATACTCCGTCGTGGCAGTCGTCTCCGCTTTTGGAAAGACCACCGATCAACTCCTTGCCTCGGCCCGCGAATATTCCGAGCAGCCTCCAGAGGGGGCGCTCGCTCTTCTGCTCTCCACGGGAGAAAAACGCGCTGCGGCGTTGCTCGCTCTGGCACTCGACCGCGCCGGAATTCCCGCGAGCGCGTTTGATCCTTCACGTTTGGGCCTTCGTACTAGCGGCCGCGTGCTCAACGCCGAACCGGTTCGCCTCAATGTCGGCGCGATTCGCAAGGCCCTCGATAACTCGCGTGTTGCCGTTGTGCCTGGTTTCATTGGCCAGATGCAGGATGGACGAACGTCTCTTCTCGGCCGTGGGGGTTCAGACTTAAGCGCCCTTTTTCTCGCTGTTCACCTCCGAGGCGGTTGCCGGCTGCTCAAGGACGTTGACGGCGTCTATGACCACGATCCGCACGTGAGCTCTGCGCGGTGTTATGCCTCTTTGACCTGGGAAGATGCGCTAGCGATCGGCGGGCGCATTATTCAGCAGAAAGCTCTGCGCTTCGCTCGCGAGCATAGTCAGAGCTTCGAAGTAGCGGCGCTCGCATCGGAGCAGGCGACGATTGTTGGAGCTGAGAGCACCAGATTCTTTCCAGCGCGAGCAAAGCGCGATCGCGTGCGCGTAGCGCTATTAGGCTTGGGAACCGTCGGTTACGGCGTGTATCAGGAACTTGCGGCTCAGTCAGAGTTGTTCGACGTTGTAGGGATCGTGGTTCGCAATCTGCATCGCCCTGAGGAGACGGTTCCACAGAGCTTTCTTTCAACCGACGTTTGGGATGTCGTGAATCGCGACTGCGACATCGTTGTCGAAGCCCTCGGAGGTATCGAGCCGGCTGCCGATTGCATTCGCGCGGCGCTGAATGCGGGTAAGCACGTTGTCACCGCAAACAAAGCTGCGTTAGCCAATAATCCTGAGCTGCATCAGATCGCTGAACAGAACGGGGTCGAGCTACTCTGCTCAGCGGCAGTCGGCGGCGCAGTTCCCGTTTTGGAAACACTTCATCGGATCGCTCGTGAGCACGAAATCCAGACCGTAGAAGGCGTGCTCAACGGCACCACGAACTTCATCCTGCACGAGCTTGCTCGCGGTATTCCCTTCGAGCAGGCAGTGGCACAGGCCCAAACGTGCGGACTGGCCGAAGCTGATCCGTCGGCCGATCTCGACGGCAGCGACGTGGCTTGCAAGCTGGTGCTGATCGCGCGCGCCGCATTCGGAGTGGACCTGCCGTTTACATCCGTTCATCGCGTCGGAATCACCGAAATCGACCCGCGACATGTGTTCGATTTATCCAAGTCTGGCTCAGCCGTGCGACTCGTTGGATCGTTGCATCGCGAGGGTGATCGCATCACGGCGGAAGTCAAACCCGTCGTGCTCGAAGCAGGGCATGCTCTGGCGAATACGAATCGCGAAGAGAACTGTGTGGCCGTAACGACCACCGGAGACAAGACTCACATCTTGCACGGCAAGGGCGCAGGCCGCTGGCCGACGACGGAAGCCGTTTTTGGCGATCTGTGGAGCTTGGTTCGCGGACGGCGGCGGATCGCGGATGAGCATGAGCAAGAACACTCAGCAAAGATCGCAGTAGCAGCCGCCGTTGGTGCAGGCGAGGAGGCGTTAGCGTTATGA
- a CDS encoding PLP-dependent aspartate aminotransferase family protein, producing the protein MSSDNRGLCTRTIHGTQPPDSATGAILTPIYQSTTFVQEAVGVHKGFTYSRAANPTVSALEDVLGSLETAPTLCFSTGMAAISTLFLSILKQGDHVIISDVVYGGTVRLFRQVLEGFGARVSFVDTANVAAVAAAVESRTKLIFIETPANPTLKLTDIAAVSSVARKADVLLAVDNTFLTAALQPVFELGADISVLSTTKYIEGHNATVGGSLATKDEALLERFRLVRKTIGCIQSPLESWLTQRGLKTLSMRLERHSQNALTVASWLEQHPTVQRVSYPGLRSFPQYELACRQHVAHGGMLSFEVNGGTPAALELMKSVKLCSLAENLGAAETLITHPASMTHADIPPETRVALGIPDGLIRLSVGLEDASDIIADLEQALEKAESCSTERSAACA; encoded by the coding sequence ATGTCTTCAGACAATCGCGGTCTTTGTACCCGGACCATTCACGGCACGCAGCCCCCCGATTCCGCCACCGGCGCCATCCTTACCCCGATTTATCAATCCACGACATTCGTTCAGGAAGCAGTTGGCGTTCACAAGGGATTCACCTATTCGCGTGCGGCCAATCCGACGGTTTCGGCGCTGGAAGATGTTCTTGGATCGCTTGAGACAGCGCCGACCCTTTGCTTCTCTACCGGCATGGCCGCAATAAGCACGCTCTTCCTTTCCATTTTGAAACAGGGCGATCACGTCATCATTTCCGACGTTGTGTATGGCGGCACCGTCCGTCTCTTTCGCCAGGTGCTCGAAGGGTTTGGAGCGCGGGTAAGCTTTGTCGACACAGCTAACGTTGCCGCAGTTGCCGCCGCGGTGGAGTCTCGGACCAAACTGATCTTCATCGAGACGCCGGCGAATCCCACTCTGAAACTCACTGACATCGCGGCGGTCTCTTCGGTAGCCCGCAAAGCAGACGTGTTGCTGGCCGTTGACAACACCTTTCTCACCGCCGCGCTCCAGCCTGTGTTCGAGCTCGGCGCCGACATCAGCGTGCTTTCGACTACCAAGTACATCGAGGGTCACAACGCCACCGTCGGCGGATCGCTCGCTACGAAGGATGAAGCTCTGCTAGAGCGCTTCCGACTCGTGCGCAAGACCATTGGCTGTATTCAGTCGCCACTCGAATCGTGGCTGACTCAGCGCGGACTGAAGACGCTGAGCATGCGTCTTGAACGCCATTCCCAAAATGCACTCACGGTTGCGAGCTGGCTTGAACAGCACCCAACGGTACAACGCGTCTCCTACCCCGGACTGCGCTCGTTTCCGCAGTACGAGCTAGCTTGCCGTCAGCACGTTGCGCACGGCGGAATGCTCTCCTTCGAGGTGAATGGCGGCACGCCGGCTGCCTTAGAACTGATGAAATCCGTAAAGCTTTGCTCGCTTGCGGAAAATCTCGGCGCGGCCGAGACGTTGATTACGCACCCCGCGAGCATGACTCACGCGGATATTCCGCCAGAGACGCGCGTTGCGCTCGGCATTCCTGACGGACTGATCCGGCTGTCGGTTGGACTCGAAGACGCTTCGGACATCATCGCCGATCTCGAGCAGGCGCTCGAGAAGGCCGAGAGCTGTAGCACCGAGAGGAGCGCGGCATGCGCGTAA
- a CDS encoding LytTR family DNA-binding domain-containing protein, producing the protein MQGFKGQAFAMSMGASAVSAVSTHNGSGVNPAVLDSRPAVPAPNGPSVVQRRDAADGSARQHLRIISRGRIIVIPIADIECFTAAANYVEIHAAGVTYTMRSTMNDLQQKLSPKLFARIHRSTIVNLMHVKDCKSLRRGDSLIKLLSGRELVATRNHKDFYRALQEVS; encoded by the coding sequence ATGCAAGGTTTCAAAGGACAGGCTTTTGCAATGAGCATGGGTGCTTCTGCCGTGAGCGCCGTGAGCACTCACAATGGGAGCGGCGTGAATCCTGCAGTTTTGGATAGCAGGCCTGCGGTTCCGGCACCAAATGGTCCGTCAGTTGTCCAGCGTCGCGACGCCGCCGACGGGAGCGCCCGCCAGCACCTGCGCATAATCTCGCGTGGGCGAATCATCGTTATCCCGATCGCCGACATCGAGTGTTTTACGGCAGCCGCGAACTATGTCGAGATTCATGCTGCTGGCGTGACCTACACCATGAGATCGACGATGAACGATTTGCAGCAGAAGCTCAGCCCCAAGCTGTTCGCGCGGATTCACCGCTCGACCATCGTGAACCTTATGCACGTAAAAGATTGCAAGTCGCTGCGCCGCGGAGACAGCTTAATAAAGCTCTTGAGCGGCAGAGAACTGGTGGCCACGCGCAATCACAAAGACTTTTATCGTGCGCTGCAAGAGGTTTCGTAG
- the mutS gene encoding DNA mismatch repair protein MutS: MSALRSWQPGFQQLSSADTALSIADNLRHAPHIRAGEGAICPDEVGDERKDDSPLTVMSEASTPLMRQYAAIKKQHPNALLFFRLGDFYELFFDDAMIASRELQITLTSRNKEKEVAVPMCGVPYHAAEGYLAKLLRKGFRVAICEQMEDPKLAKKLVRREVTRVLTPGTAADATLASEENNFLAAIAQIADRAGLAALDLSTGEFRATEFAAQDRARLLEELSHMRPREVLFPAALPLFAAAEAEQFSTAGARFTETPVEDWAFSPDYAIPLLENQFGVLSLEGFGLATRQAPATAAGAILHYVRSTQRGTLDHVDRIGFYDRQDCLVLDAVTVRNLELVEPLFFSTGPEVTLFRTLDATLTPMGKRLLRSWLLRPSIDLAEIHHRQDAVAVGAAQTIDRAELRGKLERVLDLERLLSRVTLETANPRDLLALSASFANLPHIKSGLGALKAARLEQLNLLIDPLQDLCERIDTTVVAEPPLSFSDGGVIRAGIDRELDELRDLSRNSKQYIAQIEERERQRTGINSLKVKFNSVFGYYIEVTKANLHLVPADFERKQTLVNAERFTTPELKQYESKVLEAEEKIVEIERRLFTELRVSIAAEARRIRQTSLAIAEVDVLLALAHIGAERGYTRPAVDDSGVIELVEARHPVVEQQVMSGAERFVPNDLLLNPQSELIVLLTGPNMGGKSTYLRQTALIVIMAQMGSFVPARAARVSIVDRIFTRIGASDNLARGRSTFMVEMTETAAILNTATPRSLVLLDEMGRGTATYDGLALAWATLEYLHSATRAKTLFATHYHELTALADDLPGIKNCRVSIKETAAGIIFLRKVEAGAADKSYGIEVAKLAGLPMEVIRRAREVLAQHEGQEQRSVQHLEHNRNREQAQSVQLAIFTPLSQQILDRLKEVDVNRLTPLEALTLLDQLKKQLE, from the coding sequence TTGAGTGCTCTTCGATCGTGGCAGCCCGGTTTTCAACAGCTATCCTCTGCTGACACCGCGCTGTCCATAGCGGATAATCTTCGCCATGCTCCTCACATACGTGCCGGCGAGGGCGCCATCTGCCCCGACGAAGTTGGGGATGAGCGGAAAGACGACAGTCCGTTGACGGTGATGAGCGAAGCGTCCACTCCTCTGATGCGGCAATACGCCGCAATCAAAAAGCAACACCCGAACGCTTTACTGTTCTTTCGCCTCGGCGACTTCTACGAATTGTTTTTCGATGACGCGATGATCGCATCGCGCGAACTGCAGATTACGCTCACGTCGCGCAATAAAGAAAAAGAGGTTGCGGTGCCGATGTGCGGCGTGCCGTATCACGCCGCTGAGGGATATTTAGCGAAGCTGCTGCGCAAAGGCTTTCGCGTGGCCATCTGCGAGCAGATGGAGGATCCCAAGCTTGCAAAGAAGCTGGTCCGGCGTGAAGTAACGCGCGTCCTGACGCCCGGCACCGCTGCCGACGCGACTCTCGCCTCCGAGGAAAACAACTTCCTGGCTGCCATCGCGCAGATTGCCGATCGTGCCGGACTGGCAGCGCTCGATCTTTCCACTGGCGAATTTCGCGCGACCGAATTCGCCGCGCAGGACCGTGCTCGTTTGCTGGAGGAACTCAGCCACATGCGTCCGCGCGAAGTGCTGTTTCCGGCCGCTCTGCCTCTGTTCGCAGCTGCTGAGGCAGAACAGTTCTCGACAGCCGGTGCACGGTTCACGGAAACTCCAGTGGAGGATTGGGCCTTCTCGCCCGATTATGCCATTCCTCTTTTGGAAAACCAGTTTGGAGTTCTGTCGTTGGAAGGATTCGGCCTGGCGACCCGGCAGGCCCCGGCTACTGCGGCTGGAGCGATTCTCCACTACGTCCGCAGCACGCAACGAGGCACTCTCGATCACGTCGATCGCATCGGTTTCTACGATCGGCAGGATTGTTTGGTGCTCGATGCGGTCACGGTTCGAAATCTCGAACTTGTCGAGCCTCTTTTCTTCAGCACCGGGCCGGAAGTCACTCTATTTCGCACACTCGACGCGACGCTCACGCCGATGGGCAAGCGGCTACTCCGTTCCTGGCTCCTGCGGCCTTCGATTGATCTTGCTGAAATTCATCACCGGCAGGATGCAGTTGCCGTGGGCGCTGCGCAGACCATCGATCGAGCAGAGCTGCGGGGAAAGCTGGAGCGCGTTCTTGACCTGGAGCGCCTGCTGAGCCGCGTCACTCTGGAAACCGCGAATCCGCGCGATTTACTCGCGCTGTCGGCATCATTCGCAAACTTGCCGCACATCAAGAGCGGATTGGGCGCATTGAAAGCTGCGCGCCTCGAACAACTCAATCTGTTGATCGATCCACTGCAAGATTTGTGTGAGCGCATCGATACAACAGTCGTGGCAGAGCCGCCTCTCTCGTTCAGCGATGGCGGAGTGATTCGCGCGGGCATTGATCGTGAACTCGACGAGTTGCGCGACCTCAGCCGAAACAGCAAGCAGTACATCGCGCAGATCGAGGAACGTGAGCGGCAGCGTACCGGCATCAACTCGCTCAAGGTCAAGTTCAATTCCGTCTTCGGCTACTACATCGAGGTCACCAAAGCGAACCTGCACCTTGTCCCGGCAGATTTCGAACGCAAGCAGACTCTGGTGAATGCCGAGCGCTTTACCACTCCCGAACTGAAACAGTACGAATCCAAGGTGCTCGAAGCCGAAGAAAAAATCGTCGAGATCGAGCGCCGTTTGTTCACCGAGCTGCGAGTGTCGATTGCGGCGGAGGCCAGGCGCATACGACAAACCTCGCTCGCGATTGCGGAAGTCGATGTGCTGCTCGCGCTCGCTCACATCGGTGCGGAGCGCGGATACACGCGGCCCGCAGTTGATGACTCAGGAGTAATCGAGCTTGTTGAGGCTCGGCATCCGGTCGTGGAACAGCAGGTAATGAGCGGGGCAGAGCGCTTCGTTCCAAACGATCTGCTGTTAAATCCTCAATCGGAGCTGATCGTGCTCCTCACGGGTCCCAATATGGGAGGTAAATCCACGTATCTGCGGCAAACAGCCCTGATCGTGATCATGGCCCAGATGGGATCGTTCGTACCTGCACGCGCAGCGCGCGTCAGCATCGTCGATCGCATCTTCACCCGCATTGGCGCCAGCGACAACCTTGCACGTGGGCGCTCGACCTTCATGGTCGAGATGACCGAGACGGCTGCAATTTTGAATACAGCTACGCCACGGTCACTCGTCCTGCTCGATGAGATGGGGCGAGGAACAGCCACCTATGACGGCCTCGCATTAGCGTGGGCGACACTGGAATATTTGCATTCTGCGACGCGGGCAAAAACTTTGTTTGCTACGCACTATCACGAACTCACTGCACTGGCTGACGATTTGCCGGGAATCAAAAACTGCCGCGTGTCCATTAAAGAGACGGCGGCCGGCATCATCTTCCTTCGCAAGGTCGAGGCTGGCGCGGCCGATAAGAGCTATGGCATTGAAGTTGCCAAGCTCGCCGGCTTGCCGATGGAAGTGATTCGTCGTGCACGCGAGGTTTTGGCCCAACACGAAGGGCAGGAGCAACGATCAGTGCAACACCTGGAGCACAACCGCAACCGCGAGCAAGCGCAGTCCGTCCAACTCGCCATCTTTACGCCGCTTTCCCAGCAAATTTTGGACCGGCTGAAGGAAGTCGATGTGAATCGGCTCACACCGCTTGAGGCTCTTACTTTGCTCGATCAGCTTAAGAAACAACTTGAGTAA
- a CDS encoding TonB-dependent receptor codes for MRKSLLFLLLVSPVLASATDFTVHVTDPSGSAVAGARVTIYRASNSAQLASTNSGPDGSATFHKLPPERLRIQVLAPGFAESIRETGEQSEPVLNVALKIAARNETVVVTATETPLTADQTGAPVEVVDRSVLTNRQPVEAADAIRFLPGAIVNDAGRRGGIASLFVRGGDSRYNKVIVDGVPVNEPGGTFDFGVVPTIGADRFEFVRGPESVLYGSDALTSVVQMFSATGTTRTPELTLSADGGTFSTATGSAALAGAYGGFDYNIFGEQFNTAGQGINDDYSNSAQGANVGVRLAPRALFRLRTRHSNERSGVQSFYNFNGQQLIPPDTDQFARQNNFLADGDLTVTAPNQWKHSFSGYEYHHVRENVDRVMDPGRENPFGNFDFPFSSYADFNRAGFMYHGEFDPRLWVRTNYGYEFEDENGFIGDLTALPLTHGLRRNHAVYGEQIFTFSRFSLIGGGRFIHNESFGNRGVPRAALTFLALRGGETFSGTRLRFAYGEGIKEPSFDESFGIGSFFIISNPNLRPEQSRTLEAAVVQNFFGDRYSLSAGYYNNLFRNQIEFTSDPTTFVGQFINLNRSLADGAEVEFHGRPAARLSFDASYTYTSSQILQSPLATDPLLEAGAPLLRRPRHAGSATVNYFSRKWGANLSAVGIGRRTDSDFLGLVPHVDHAAGYVRADASGWYELQRHVTAFLGIENLLNKRYEEAAGFPALKANFRAGLRFRFGGE; via the coding sequence GTGCGGAAGTCCCTTCTTTTTCTGCTCTTGGTCTCGCCGGTTCTGGCGTCAGCCACCGATTTCACAGTTCATGTCACCGATCCGTCCGGCAGCGCCGTTGCCGGAGCGCGCGTGACTATCTATCGCGCATCGAACAGCGCGCAGCTCGCTAGTACCAATTCGGGACCAGATGGTTCCGCGACGTTCCACAAGCTTCCGCCTGAGCGGCTTCGCATTCAAGTGCTTGCGCCGGGATTTGCTGAAAGCATTCGGGAAACAGGAGAGCAATCCGAGCCGGTTCTGAACGTCGCTCTCAAGATTGCAGCCCGAAATGAAACTGTCGTAGTTACGGCGACGGAGACCCCGCTAACCGCGGATCAAACCGGAGCGCCGGTGGAGGTTGTCGATCGCTCCGTCCTAACCAATCGTCAGCCGGTCGAGGCAGCCGACGCGATCCGCTTCCTTCCCGGGGCAATCGTCAACGATGCGGGACGGCGCGGGGGCATCGCTTCGCTGTTCGTACGAGGTGGAGACTCGCGCTATAACAAGGTCATTGTCGACGGAGTTCCCGTAAACGAACCCGGTGGAACGTTCGACTTCGGCGTCGTTCCCACAATCGGTGCCGACCGCTTCGAATTTGTGCGCGGGCCCGAGAGCGTGCTTTACGGCTCGGATGCGCTTACCAGTGTGGTGCAGATGTTCAGCGCCACGGGCACGACGCGTACTCCTGAGCTCACGCTGAGCGCCGACGGTGGAACATTCTCCACCGCAACGGGATCTGCGGCGCTTGCAGGCGCATACGGAGGTTTTGACTACAACATATTCGGCGAGCAGTTCAACACCGCGGGACAAGGTATTAACGACGATTACTCGAACTCTGCCCAGGGCGCGAATGTAGGCGTGCGCCTTGCGCCTCGAGCACTTTTTCGTCTGCGCACGCGGCACTCCAATGAACGGAGTGGAGTGCAGTCGTTCTACAACTTTAATGGTCAGCAACTGATTCCTCCTGATACCGACCAGTTCGCGCGCCAAAATAACTTCCTCGCCGACGGCGATCTCACCGTTACTGCCCCAAACCAGTGGAAGCATAGCTTCAGCGGATACGAGTATCACCATGTGCGCGAGAACGTAGATCGCGTAATGGACCCGGGCCGCGAGAACCCATTCGGGAATTTCGATTTTCCATTCTCAAGCTATGCCGATTTCAATCGCGCAGGATTCATGTATCACGGCGAATTCGATCCGCGGCTGTGGGTGCGGACCAACTATGGATATGAATTCGAAGATGAGAACGGCTTCATCGGTGATTTAACCGCCCTACCGCTAACGCATGGTCTCCGCCGCAACCACGCCGTTTACGGCGAGCAGATCTTCACGTTCTCGCGGTTTTCTCTGATAGGCGGTGGACGCTTCATTCACAACGAGAGCTTCGGGAATCGCGGAGTACCGCGTGCAGCGCTTACCTTCCTCGCACTGCGCGGAGGGGAAACCTTCAGCGGTACGCGGCTGCGCTTTGCCTATGGCGAAGGCATCAAGGAACCGAGCTTTGATGAGAGCTTTGGCATTGGCTCGTTCTTTATTATTTCCAATCCGAACCTGAGGCCAGAGCAGAGCCGCACCCTCGAAGCTGCCGTAGTTCAGAATTTCTTCGGCGATCGCTACTCGTTGTCGGCGGGTTACTACAATAACCTCTTCCGCAATCAGATCGAGTTCACCTCCGATCCCACCACGTTCGTCGGTCAATTCATCAACTTGAATCGCTCGCTGGCGGATGGCGCGGAAGTCGAATTCCATGGCCGACCGGCAGCAAGACTGAGCTTCGATGCTTCTTACACCTACACCTCCAGCCAGATCCTGCAATCGCCCCTGGCAACGGATCCGTTGCTCGAAGCAGGAGCGCCATTGCTGCGGCGACCGCGCCATGCCGGTTCGGCGACCGTCAACTACTTCTCGCGGAAGTGGGGTGCAAATTTAAGCGCTGTAGGAATTGGACGAAGGACCGATTCGGACTTCCTCGGCCTTGTGCCACATGTAGACCACGCGGCTGGATACGTCCGCGCTGACGCAAGCGGATGGTATGAGCTTCAGCGGCATGTCACGGCATTCTTGGGGATTGAGAATCTGCTCAATAAGCGTTACGAGGAAGCTGCGGGATTTCCGGCGCTCAAGGCGAATTTCCGTGCGGGATTGCGATTTCGATTCGGTGGAGAGTGA